A part of Methanohalobium evestigatum Z-7303 genomic DNA contains:
- a CDS encoding DEAD/DEAH box helicase — protein sequence MSIDPIEATKQITDKYCSYLSTNFYLNDTELQEKFQNKLEPEIFVKGPILEATPPFEKGNTLKDLINEGLLSKKFELLESEDLPLDRPLYKHQEKAIRNIINKNKNAVVATGTGSGKTEIFMITILNYLFKQQENSELGPGVRALLLYPMNALANDQLKRMRTLLKNCPEITFGRYTGETEENYRSARDKYKQMYHEEPLDNEFISRDKMKETPPHILLTNYAMLEYLMLRPSDHIFFDGSYADDWKFIVLDEAHTYDGAKGIEISMLIRRLKDRVVGNIPGEIKCIATSATLGNSDSDFKDVADFSNKLFGEHFDENDVIGPERKIENFDGSWGKPSYLLYQSWQDIINQNDTDKITALIESGVNHNVPVDVLEESRNRCEGDYQKFLYHVLKGDDNLISLRNLLEEEPHSTDNIANKIFPDVSNQKNVLVSLVDLSVKAKHHRDDQSLIPARYHLFVKAIEGAYLSILPEKEIYLERREYIDDGDKKYPVFEIANCINCGSIYLVGETETGINNKKIFKQPGQKYHDDPKNLEYYLLINSNVELLPDNEDEEIILNNDQKNNKHLICAACGSIDKSNVINDICDCGKNNYIEVVKVNSKNGNVHKCPACTKTRTKGTVVRRFLQSKDAIASVLATSLYQQIPEKKLSNPGTGEHTNIDEWDPINNSVNNSNSDTSRQLLVFSDNRQDAAFFAPYLNRTYSKILRRRLILKTLDENSDKLVDNDWWIGDLVNPLKKQLKQFNLYPHLSPQEQENEIWKWLLYELLGIDSDMGLQGMGFIGFTLVKPDKWVPPPPLKKEPWNLSDDEIWILYQILLDSFRKYGAIHFPDVVDPKDEFFSPKNNESYFREFGSSKTKNIKSWVPNSDSHLNTRLDFLMRLSKKLGVNKDKKELIDLLKNIWKTLALNKADRSSYPWYDYFKPKELKGEGISYQLEHKFWKINYTKAHDTQWYYCDKCQKLTLFNLKGVCPTYRCEGTLRKCDPEELYKDNHYWNLYSNLDPMKLIAEEHTAQLTNEVAADLQTKFINGEVNVLSCSTTFELGVDVGELESVFMRNVPPSAANYVQRAGRSGRRTDSTAFVLTFCKRSSHDITHFNNPMKLVSGEIKPPFFEIENEKIIKRHMYSIALAKFWKIHNDKFKNVDTFFFDNKGPEYLKDYLDSKPKDIQDSLYRIVPETLHDAVGVDDWSWINGLLDDNKGVLTKAKHEVESDVNSLTQVWDERYKEGKRSDYLLRTINTIKKKPLINYLSSHNVLPKYGFPVDVVNLEIFHHSDEANNLELNRDLKIALSEYAPSNKIVAGGKLWTSRYLKKVPHRELPKYKYVICSNCHRYQRVLANSNESLDHCKSCDAPLTGNERTFVIPEFGFIVSRSKPEKIGEKEPKKSFTTRNYYSGESNKNNELVLPLKSAIQLRAISASHAWMSVINHAGWQSFKICNRCGYTVLGNDKVDTHEDPWGKTCNGRFIKSDLGHEYMTDILQINLEGYSNDNDEFWFSLLYAILEGASSTLGIDRSEIDGCLYSYKGDPTSPAILLFDDVPGGAGHVKRITQDKETISNILESTYTKMSNCNCGGEDGNSSCYACLRNYKNQFCHDMLYRSEVMRFLEKYFFD from the coding sequence ATGTCTATCGACCCTATTGAAGCAACAAAACAGATAACTGATAAATATTGTTCATACTTAAGTACCAATTTTTACCTAAACGACACAGAATTACAAGAAAAATTTCAAAACAAACTTGAACCTGAAATATTTGTCAAAGGACCCATTTTGGAAGCTACACCTCCTTTTGAGAAAGGAAATACATTAAAAGACTTGATTAATGAGGGATTGTTATCTAAAAAATTCGAATTATTAGAATCAGAAGATTTGCCACTTGATAGACCTCTTTATAAACACCAGGAAAAAGCTATCAGAAATATAATAAACAAAAACAAAAATGCAGTAGTTGCTACAGGTACAGGTAGTGGAAAGACAGAAATTTTCATGATTACAATACTTAATTATCTGTTCAAACAACAAGAAAATTCAGAATTAGGTCCAGGTGTACGTGCGCTTCTTCTATATCCCATGAATGCATTAGCTAATGACCAGTTGAAAAGAATGCGTACTCTTTTAAAAAACTGTCCTGAAATAACATTTGGTCGTTATACAGGTGAAACTGAAGAGAATTATCGAAGTGCAAGAGACAAATATAAGCAAATGTACCATGAAGAGCCACTGGATAATGAGTTTATATCAAGAGACAAAATGAAAGAAACGCCTCCACACATTTTGCTTACCAATTACGCGATGTTAGAATATTTAATGCTGCGTCCAAGTGATCATATATTTTTCGATGGTTCATACGCTGATGACTGGAAATTTATTGTACTCGATGAAGCTCATACATATGACGGTGCTAAAGGTATAGAAATTTCAATGTTAATAAGACGCCTCAAGGACAGGGTTGTTGGAAATATACCCGGTGAAATAAAGTGTATCGCAACAAGTGCTACTTTAGGAAACAGTGATAGTGACTTCAAGGACGTTGCTGATTTTTCCAATAAATTGTTTGGTGAACATTTCGATGAAAATGATGTAATTGGACCCGAAAGAAAAATTGAGAATTTTGATGGTTCATGGGGAAAACCTTCGTATTTGTTGTATCAAAGCTGGCAAGATATCATAAATCAAAATGATACAGATAAAATAACAGCTTTAATTGAATCCGGTGTCAATCATAACGTTCCTGTAGATGTACTTGAAGAATCTCGGAATAGATGTGAAGGTGACTATCAGAAATTTTTATATCATGTCTTAAAAGGTGATGACAACCTGATTTCGCTAAGGAATTTACTGGAAGAAGAACCTCATTCTACCGATAACATAGCAAATAAAATATTCCCTGATGTTTCAAATCAAAAAAATGTTCTTGTGTCGTTAGTAGATTTATCCGTTAAAGCAAAACACCATAGAGATGATCAATCTTTAATCCCTGCCAGATATCATCTATTTGTTAAAGCTATAGAAGGTGCCTATCTTAGTATTCTCCCTGAAAAAGAAATTTATCTGGAAAGACGTGAATACATCGATGATGGTGATAAGAAATACCCTGTATTTGAAATTGCAAATTGCATAAATTGTGGATCTATATATTTGGTAGGTGAAACTGAAACAGGTATAAATAATAAGAAGATTTTCAAACAACCCGGACAAAAGTATCATGATGATCCAAAAAATCTAGAATATTATTTACTGATTAACAGTAATGTTGAATTGTTGCCAGATAATGAAGATGAAGAAATAATTCTGAATAATGACCAAAAAAATAACAAACATCTTATCTGTGCTGCTTGTGGATCTATTGATAAATCTAATGTAATTAATGATATATGCGATTGTGGTAAAAACAATTATATAGAAGTTGTAAAAGTAAACTCAAAAAATGGAAATGTCCATAAATGTCCTGCTTGTACAAAGACAAGAACTAAAGGAACAGTGGTCAGACGGTTTTTACAAAGTAAAGATGCGATTGCTAGTGTTTTGGCTACTTCATTATATCAACAAATACCTGAAAAGAAGTTATCAAATCCTGGAACAGGTGAACACACTAATATTGATGAATGGGATCCTATTAATAATTCTGTTAACAATTCGAATTCTGATACATCTCGACAATTATTGGTTTTCTCTGATAACAGGCAAGATGCAGCTTTTTTTGCACCTTATCTTAACAGGACATACTCAAAAATATTAAGAAGAAGGTTGATTTTAAAAACACTTGATGAAAACTCAGATAAACTGGTTGATAATGATTGGTGGATAGGTGATTTGGTAAATCCGCTTAAAAAACAATTAAAACAATTCAATCTATACCCTCATTTAAGTCCTCAGGAACAAGAAAACGAAATTTGGAAGTGGTTACTTTACGAATTACTTGGAATTGACAGTGATATGGGATTACAGGGTATGGGATTTATCGGTTTTACATTGGTTAAGCCTGACAAGTGGGTGCCCCCTCCTCCTCTTAAAAAGGAACCTTGGAATTTATCTGACGATGAAATATGGATACTTTATCAGATATTACTGGACAGTTTTAGAAAATATGGAGCTATCCATTTTCCTGATGTTGTAGATCCAAAAGATGAATTCTTTTCACCAAAGAACAACGAAAGTTATTTTAGAGAATTTGGCTCGTCTAAAACTAAAAATATTAAAAGTTGGGTTCCAAATTCAGACTCACACCTTAATACAAGGTTAGATTTTTTGATGCGGTTGTCAAAAAAATTAGGCGTAAACAAAGATAAAAAAGAACTTATTGATTTATTGAAAAATATATGGAAAACACTTGCCTTAAATAAGGCTGATAGATCATCTTATCCTTGGTATGATTACTTTAAACCAAAAGAATTGAAAGGTGAAGGTATATCCTATCAATTGGAGCATAAATTTTGGAAAATCAATTACACAAAAGCACATGACACTCAGTGGTATTATTGTGATAAATGCCAAAAACTTACTCTTTTTAATTTGAAAGGGGTTTGTCCTACTTATAGATGTGAAGGTACACTTAGAAAATGTGACCCAGAAGAACTCTATAAAGATAATCATTATTGGAATCTCTACTCAAACTTGGATCCTATGAAACTGATAGCAGAAGAACATACTGCACAGTTGACTAACGAAGTTGCTGCAGATTTGCAGACCAAATTCATAAATGGTGAAGTAAATGTTTTAAGTTGTTCAACTACTTTTGAACTTGGAGTCGATGTTGGTGAACTAGAGTCAGTGTTTATGCGCAATGTACCACCATCAGCAGCAAATTATGTTCAAAGAGCAGGACGTTCTGGAAGACGTACTGATTCAACAGCTTTTGTATTGACTTTTTGTAAACGCAGTTCTCATGATATAACACATTTTAACAACCCGATGAAACTGGTATCAGGTGAGATAAAACCGCCATTTTTTGAGATTGAAAACGAAAAGATAATAAAGAGACACATGTATTCGATAGCACTGGCCAAGTTCTGGAAAATACATAACGATAAATTCAAAAATGTGGATACGTTTTTCTTTGATAACAAAGGTCCAGAATACTTAAAAGATTACTTAGATTCAAAACCAAAGGATATACAAGACTCTTTGTATAGGATTGTACCTGAAACATTACATGATGCAGTAGGTGTAGATGATTGGAGTTGGATTAATGGGTTGCTTGATGATAATAAAGGTGTACTCACTAAAGCTAAACATGAAGTCGAATCTGATGTTAACAGTTTAACTCAAGTATGGGATGAAAGATATAAAGAGGGTAAACGTTCAGATTATCTATTAAGAACTATCAACACTATTAAGAAAAAACCATTGATTAATTATTTGTCAAGCCATAATGTTCTACCCAAATATGGGTTTCCTGTGGACGTAGTAAACTTAGAGATATTCCACCATTCTGATGAAGCTAATAACTTGGAACTCAACAGAGACTTGAAAATAGCTTTATCTGAATATGCACCTAGTAATAAAATAGTTGCTGGGGGCAAGTTGTGGACCAGCCGTTATCTAAAAAAGGTTCCACATAGAGAACTACCAAAATATAAGTATGTAATTTGTAGCAATTGCCATAGATACCAGAGAGTACTTGCAAATTCTAATGAATCATTAGATCACTGTAAATCTTGTGATGCTCCATTAACTGGAAATGAAAGGACGTTTGTGATTCCAGAATTTGGTTTCATAGTTAGTAGAAGTAAACCAGAAAAAATAGGTGAGAAGGAACCGAAAAAAAGTTTCACGACCAGAAATTATTATTCAGGTGAATCTAATAAAAATAATGAGTTAGTTTTACCTTTAAAATCTGCTATCCAATTGAGAGCGATTTCCGCTTCTCATGCTTGGATGTCAGTTATAAACCATGCAGGTTGGCAGAGTTTCAAAATTTGTAACCGATGTGGATATACTGTATTAGGTAATGATAAAGTTGATACACACGAAGATCCATGGGGTAAAACCTGCAATGGGAGGTTCATAAAATCTGATCTTGGACATGAATATATGACCGACATACTGCAAATAAACCTTGAAGGTTATTCCAATGATAACGATGAATTTTGGTTCTCTTTACTCTACGCAATTCTTGAAGGAGCAAGTTCTACGTTGGGAATAGATAGAAGTGAAATAGATGGCTGTTTATATTCTTATAAAGGTGACCCAACATCTCCTGCTATCTTATTATTCGATGATGTTCCAGGAGGTGCAGGACATGTTAAAAGGATAACCCAAGATAAAGAAACGATAAGTAATATATTAGAATCCACTTACACAAAGATGTCAAATTGTAACTGTGGAGGAGAAGATGGGAACTCTAGTTGTTATGCATGTCTTAGAAATTACAAAAACCAATTTTGCCATGATATGTTATATAGAAGCGAAGTCATGCGGTTTTTGGAAAAGTATTTCTTTGACTGA
- a CDS encoding DUF262 domain-containing protein: protein MIAKETNLHTFLSGPQQFIVPIYQRTYSWDLKHCKKLWDDVERLLSGQYVNHFLGSFVYINSDIYQVSSVPQLHIIDGQQRLTTISLLLQALIDVLQNQDVKVKGVSSNKIRNYYLINTLEEEEELRYKLVLNRNDSETYTNLLENRELNDNYSPNVYKNYKFFKDKIEGYEPEYLSEILKTLQKLMIVDISLNPNEDNPQLIFESLNSTGLDLSQSDLIRNYLLMGQDHQSQKELYNNYWFKMEQSFGHEKYQKRFDNFMRDYLTIKLSRIPVFDEIYEEFKQYYKKSGITTEDVINDIYKYSKLYVKIAFNMEKDEDLNNKFNEITTLKVDVAYPFLLQVYDDYQENVIEKNDFIKILDTVISYVFRRAICGIPTNSLNKTFSSLMDEVDKNKYVESVKAALSLKKSYRKFPSDDEFYYKLISIDVYNLRNCKYLLSKLENSHKWKIKEPINVDRYSIEHIMPQNPNLPDSWKKRLGRDYKQVQNQYLHTLGNLTLTVHNSELGDMDFIEKKEAYDKSPLYLNDSLKGYDTWNEETIVERTEELAKKALEVWAYPYLAPETLEFYKQQFENTASSSKDLNLPEVVSEKAKNSEMEPVNVKGLKTRYPTVYPEDLEIGDKLILDYGETADIVDIELKGQKTYAITFELDKTGEIDMINKLETTLVTIL, encoded by the coding sequence ATGATAGCTAAAGAAACCAATCTACACACGTTTTTAAGTGGACCTCAGCAATTCATCGTGCCTATTTATCAGCGTACATATAGTTGGGATTTAAAGCACTGCAAGAAACTTTGGGATGATGTCGAAAGGCTTTTGAGTGGGCAGTATGTAAATCATTTTCTGGGTTCTTTTGTTTATATAAACAGTGATATTTATCAGGTTTCCAGTGTACCCCAATTGCACATCATCGATGGTCAGCAGCGTTTGACTACCATTTCTCTATTACTGCAAGCTTTGATAGATGTTCTGCAAAATCAAGATGTTAAGGTTAAAGGAGTTAGTTCTAACAAGATCAGGAATTATTACCTGATTAATACACTGGAAGAAGAGGAAGAACTGAGGTACAAATTAGTTCTAAACCGCAATGACAGCGAAACTTATACAAATTTACTGGAAAATAGAGAACTAAATGACAATTATTCACCAAACGTGTATAAAAACTACAAATTCTTCAAGGATAAGATAGAAGGATATGAACCCGAATATTTAAGCGAGATACTTAAAACACTCCAAAAACTGATGATCGTGGATATATCGCTGAACCCTAATGAGGATAACCCGCAACTTATATTTGAAAGTCTGAACTCTACAGGTCTTGATTTGTCGCAATCCGATTTGATCAGGAACTACCTATTGATGGGTCAGGATCATCAGAGCCAGAAAGAACTGTATAATAATTACTGGTTCAAAATGGAACAAAGTTTCGGCCATGAAAAATATCAGAAAAGGTTCGATAATTTCATGAGAGATTACCTGACTATCAAATTGAGTAGAATTCCTGTATTTGATGAGATATATGAAGAGTTCAAGCAGTATTACAAAAAGAGCGGCATAACTACTGAAGATGTTATAAACGATATATACAAGTATTCAAAACTCTACGTGAAAATCGCTTTTAATATGGAAAAAGATGAAGATTTAAACAACAAATTCAATGAAATCACCACCTTAAAAGTTGATGTAGCATATCCTTTCCTGCTGCAAGTATATGATGACTATCAAGAAAACGTGATCGAAAAAAACGATTTCATCAAAATACTTGACACAGTGATTTCATACGTTTTCAGAAGAGCTATATGCGGGATTCCAACAAACTCCCTTAACAAAACATTTTCTTCATTGATGGATGAAGTGGATAAAAACAAATATGTAGAAAGTGTGAAAGCTGCTTTGTCGTTGAAGAAAAGTTATAGGAAGTTCCCGTCTGACGATGAATTCTATTATAAATTGATTAGTATAGACGTGTACAATCTAAGAAACTGCAAATACCTGTTATCTAAACTGGAAAACTCGCACAAGTGGAAAATTAAAGAACCTATTAATGTAGATAGATATTCGATTGAACACATAATGCCGCAAAATCCAAACCTTCCAGATTCTTGGAAAAAAAGATTGGGCAGAGATTATAAACAGGTTCAAAACCAGTATTTGCATACTTTAGGAAACCTGACACTAACTGTACATAATTCTGAACTGGGCGACATGGATTTTATTGAAAAGAAGGAAGCGTATGATAAAAGTCCACTGTATCTTAATGATAGCCTGAAAGGATATGACACGTGGAATGAGGAAACCATAGTTGAACGTACAGAAGAATTAGCCAAGAAAGCACTGGAAGTATGGGCTTATCCCTACCTAGCACCTGAAACCCTTGAATTTTACAAACAACAATTTGAAAACACAGCATCAAGCTCAAAAGACTTGAATTTGCCTGAAGTTGTAAGTGAGAAAGCAAAAAACAGCGAAATGGAGCCTGTTAATGTAAAGGGTCTGAAAACAAGGTATCCAACTGTTTATCCTGAAGATCTTGAAATAGGTGACAAGTTGATACTCGATTATGGAGAAACTGCGGATATAGTTGATATCGAACTCAAAGGTCAGAAAACGTATGCTATAACCTTTGAACTTGATAAAACAGGAGAAATCGATATGATAAACAAATTGGAAACAACGCTGGTGACAATACTCTGA
- a CDS encoding AbrB/MazE/SpoVT family DNA-binding domain-containing protein, whose protein sequence is MTLIDFRSAKITKKGQISIPKEIRELENFKEGSKIVILAYDDRIELRSMDQLDEKISTALASEKVLKKEWDTEEEDEAWKDL, encoded by the coding sequence ATGACACTTATCGATTTCAGAAGCGCTAAGATTACAAAGAAAGGTCAAATATCAATACCTAAAGAAATAAGGGAACTTGAAAATTTCAAAGAAGGTTCTAAAATCGTGATACTTGCATACGATGACAGAATAGAGTTGAGATCCATGGACCAGTTGGATGAAAAAATCTCTACAGCATTGGCAAGTGAAAAAGTCCTCAAAAAAGAATGGGATACAGAAGAAGAGGATGAAGCATGGAAAGACTTGTAA
- a CDS encoding type II toxin-antitoxin system PemK/MazF family toxin, protein MERLVKGDVVVLPFPFSDMSNSKKRPAFVLAKLPGEDIILCMITSAVKTDNYSITLNDNDFESGTLRKNSNIRPNRIFTADKSLILYKVGHLKNDKIDEVENKLVNILTG, encoded by the coding sequence ATGGAAAGACTTGTAAAAGGAGATGTTGTTGTATTACCATTCCCTTTTTCTGATATGAGTAATTCCAAAAAGAGACCTGCTTTTGTGTTAGCCAAATTACCAGGAGAAGATATAATTCTTTGTATGATTACAAGCGCGGTCAAAACTGATAATTATTCAATAACGTTAAATGATAATGATTTTGAATCTGGAACTTTACGCAAAAATAGTAACATTCGGCCAAACAGGATTTTTACCGCTGATAAATCATTAATATTATACAAGGTAGGCCACCTAAAAAATGATAAAATAGATGAAGTGGAAAATAAGTTAGTTAACATCTTAACTGGGTAA
- a CDS encoding RNA-guided endonuclease InsQ/TnpB family protein yields MILTYKIKHNRDFSEELAKAKQVAEYGVKYRTRSSKDVKHIGLKSAISNQILKKYAKDKSAKKVTSVKLTIPNQSVKLNRNERKIRITPLKLDLRYYFPDDFEKINQIEVGEKYVYVSVTVPEREQIEPENYLGVDLNTTGHIAVMSNPKTGKIWKLGKKAQHIHLKYKNDRRKLQVKGKYKKVKQVKDRESRIVRDLNHKLSSKIVETAAANNCGIRMENLKGIRDSAKCKNTFKYSLHSWSFYQLQFMLEYKARLLGVKIEFVEPEYTSQDCSRCGYLGIRNGDSFKCPHCGHVDHADANAAFNIAMRSGDQCGADSDASYGSTGAPQVATV; encoded by the coding sequence TTGATACTAACTTATAAAATCAAACATAATCGGGATTTCTCTGAAGAACTTGCAAAAGCTAAGCAAGTAGCCGAATATGGTGTCAAATATCGTACCCGTTCATCTAAAGATGTCAAGCATATCGGATTGAAATCGGCTATTTCAAACCAGATTCTCAAGAAATATGCTAAAGACAAATCCGCTAAAAAGGTAACTAGTGTTAAACTGACAATACCTAACCAGAGTGTAAAGTTAAACAGGAATGAGAGAAAAATAAGGATAACTCCTCTTAAACTTGATTTGAGGTATTATTTTCCTGATGATTTTGAAAAAATCAACCAGATTGAAGTCGGTGAAAAATACGTTTATGTATCGGTGACCGTACCTGAAAGAGAGCAAATCGAACCAGAGAATTATCTGGGTGTCGATTTGAATACAACCGGACATATAGCTGTGATGTCGAACCCAAAGACTGGTAAAATCTGGAAACTGGGTAAAAAAGCACAGCATATACATCTGAAATATAAAAACGACCGTAGGAAACTACAGGTCAAAGGAAAATACAAGAAGGTTAAACAGGTCAAGGACAGAGAGTCAAGGATTGTCAGGGATCTGAACCATAAACTCAGTTCCAAGATTGTGGAAACCGCTGCTGCCAATAACTGTGGTATCAGGATGGAGAACCTGAAAGGTATAAGGGACTCTGCGAAATGTAAAAATACGTTCAAATACTCCCTGCACAGCTGGTCGTTCTATCAACTACAATTTATGTTGGAATACAAAGCCAGGCTGCTTGGAGTCAAAATTGAATTTGTAGAACCCGAATATACTTCGCAGGACTGCAGTAGGTGCGGTTATCTGGGTATTAGAAATGGAGATTCATTCAAGTGTCCTCATTGTGGACACGTTGACCATGCGGACGCAAACGCGGCGTTCAATATAGCTATGCGTTCCGGTGATCAATGCGGTGCAGACAGTGATGCATCGTACGGGAGTACTGGCGCCCCGCAAGTGGCAACGGTGTGA
- a CDS encoding EF-hand domain-containing protein translates to MNGNQATFTVMGSNSITYTVEAPDIEGNEIYNFTGAITNENKKTFDVTGDTEIQVYQEFWMKYDINNNGDIEKSEVMNAINDYFAQGSDMTKDNVMNVINKFFG, encoded by the coding sequence GTGAATGGAAACCAAGCTACTTTTACTGTGATGGGTTCAAACAGTATAACCTATACAGTAGAAGCACCAGATATAGAAGGAAATGAAATTTATAATTTCACGGGTGCAATCACTAATGAGAACAAAAAAACATTTGATGTAACTGGTGACACGGAGATACAGGTTTATCAAGAATTTTGGATGAAATATGACATAAATAACAATGGAGATATCGAGAAGAGCGAGGTAATGAACGCAATAAATGACTACTTTGCACAAGGATCGGACATGACCAAAGACAATGTCATGAATGTGATAAACAAATTCTTTGGTTAA
- a CDS encoding restriction endonuclease, which produces MEQVENKEKLKDITVKPLIESMLSTDDHSTKKDIEGCLVGLEHLAADTIIEHLYHDGYNQDLENILIQIGQPAVDCLSEKINCYHNKSGDIQQMQLILDRIEDCIENPDSSDSKNQNQKVQSSASSGNSTQNNNLDKMSWKELEELLVSMYRDKGYLVESVGTKDMGADFVITEYGVERTAVLIKHLNQGQKVTRNAVQEVAAAKDYYQCNGAMVISNQEFTQKALILAESNDVSLIGREQLEDMVNQ; this is translated from the coding sequence TTGGAACAAGTAGAAAATAAAGAAAAATTAAAAGATATAACTGTAAAACCGCTGATAGAAAGTATGCTATCGACAGACGATCACAGCACCAAAAAAGATATTGAAGGTTGCCTGGTGGGTCTGGAACATCTGGCAGCAGATACAATCATTGAACACCTGTATCATGATGGATACAATCAGGACCTAGAAAATATCCTCATACAGATAGGACAACCGGCTGTTGATTGTCTGTCAGAAAAGATAAACTGTTACCATAATAAATCTGGAGACATCCAGCAGATGCAGTTGATACTGGACCGCATTGAAGATTGCATCGAAAATCCAGATAGCTCCGATTCGAAGAACCAGAATCAAAAGGTACAATCGTCTGCTTCATCTGGTAATTCTACGCAGAATAATAACCTGGACAAGATGTCATGGAAAGAACTCGAAGAACTTCTCGTGTCGATGTACAGAGATAAAGGATATCTGGTTGAAAGTGTTGGAACAAAAGACATGGGTGCGGATTTTGTCATAACTGAATACGGAGTCGAGAGGACCGCGGTTCTTATAAAACATCTAAACCAAGGTCAAAAAGTCACGAGAAATGCTGTTCAGGAAGTTGCTGCAGCAAAAGACTACTACCAGTGTAACGGTGCCATGGTTATTTCCAACCAGGAGTTCACACAGAAGGCACTAATACTGGCGGAATCGAACGATGTATCTCTAATTGGCAGAGAACAGCTGGAAGACATGGTCAATCAGTAA
- a CDS encoding restriction endonuclease: MEDKEEIKEILVNHGEKAVEPLINCLKETYPNLDIKQTLAGIGEPAVARVIEEMRKDDNPEELVLELLNILEDTDSAALYVFHELRDKLPKLDMLHHRNIIFTYKLILNRHSRYTANLIIDYLHYDENEIIKKPSQVVYFREPVKEERDILIEIFQELEPEAIDPIINGLNENWSPEIKELLEDMLKDEDFEDRLQEYLKNTEDLEFKCQIAEIIHEIGNTPLKDLLQLMNSDVEDEELPDNPDKLTPKQLELAVCKIYREKGYYAIRTKNTNDKDQGADVILTKLGSERVAVQVKQSGSKVGNSAVQEVVASVRYYLCNSAMVVTNNYYTPEAVDLANANDVKLVNRDELRNLIISHYKLFKKED, translated from the coding sequence ATGGAGGACAAAGAAGAAATCAAAGAAATTCTTGTTAATCATGGAGAAAAAGCAGTAGAACCTCTTATTAATTGTCTCAAGGAAACATACCCGAATTTGGATATAAAACAAACATTGGCTGGTATCGGAGAACCTGCAGTTGCACGGGTTATAGAAGAAATGAGAAAAGATGATAATCCAGAGGAATTGGTACTGGAACTTTTAAATATTCTTGAGGATACAGATTCTGCAGCACTATATGTATTCCACGAACTTAGAGACAAACTGCCAAAATTAGATATGCTTCATCACAGGAATATCATATTTACTTACAAACTAATATTAAATAGGCACAGCAGGTATACTGCAAATCTGATTATTGATTATTTGCATTATGATGAAAATGAAATAATCAAAAAACCTTCACAAGTCGTGTATTTCCGGGAACCTGTGAAAGAAGAACGCGATATCCTCATAGAAATATTCCAGGAGTTAGAACCTGAAGCAATCGACCCGATTATTAATGGTCTCAATGAAAATTGGAGTCCTGAAATAAAGGAACTGCTGGAAGATATGTTGAAAGACGAAGATTTTGAAGACCGACTTCAAGAATACCTAAAAAATACAGAAGACCTTGAGTTCAAATGTCAAATCGCTGAAATAATCCATGAAATAGGGAATACACCATTAAAAGATCTATTGCAACTTATGAACAGCGATGTTGAGGATGAAGAATTACCCGACAATCCGGATAAACTGACACCTAAACAACTTGAGCTGGCAGTATGCAAAATCTACAGGGAGAAAGGGTATTACGCTATTAGAACTAAAAATACCAATGATAAAGACCAGGGTGCAGATGTAATATTGACCAAACTTGGATCAGAACGTGTTGCTGTGCAGGTTAAACAATCTGGTTCAAAAGTGGGAAACAGTGCAGTTCAGGAAGTGGTTGCTTCAGTGCGGTATTATCTTTGCAATTCAGCGATGGTGGTTACAAATAATTACTACACACCTGAAGCTGTTGACCTTGCAAATGCAAATGATGTTAAATTGGTAAACAGAGATGAACTTCGAAACCTGATAATATCGCATTACAAACTGTTTAAAAAAGAAGATTAA